ttaaaaatctaaaatgtcaaAGAAGCCAAGAGGTTCCTATAAGACTTGAGATTATTTCCTGCAGAGCTTGGGTTGTGTTGACGCTAACAGCGTAGCATACGGCCAACCTGGAGTGGACCAATCAGAGTTAAGAAATTAGATTTAATAAGCGAGTCCCTTTAAATCCACCAGTTTGAACCAGAATAACTTCTATCATGTTATAAACTTAATAATTTGTGGTAAAACTTGTGAGTTTTGTCTACTGTGGGAACAATTTTAGGTATAATaacattcataaataaaaatacaaataagcaATGAATATTTCTAGGATCATTTTGTGTGTGCAAGGGACAcagatattaatgtttttatgaccGATAACTGATATTGGTTGTCAATAAATtatcaattttattattttaaagagcaGCTTATTGTATTTTGAGTAAAAAGCAGGCATTCTGGGTGGAgaacggaccagaaccagcagagtgTTACTGTAATGTCTACTGTAAGGAGCTGTTTGACCTGAGGCGCTGAGCTTTGCCCTGGGCTTCGTCTGGCAGGAGCAGGAGGTGGTGGACCCGGAGGACGAGGTGGAGGACTCGTTCATGGACACGGAGGAGGACCTGGGGGCCGTGGAGGAGGAGCGCAGCGTCATCCTGCACCTTCTGTCGCAGCTCAAGCTGGGCATGGACCTGACCCGGGTACGGCCCGTCCACCAATCACAGAGCAGGATCAGGTTTCGGCCTGACAGCAGAAGGGGAAGCTGTTGgttctttaatttttctgctaataaagcATCAATCTTCAAAAGGTCCAGGTTTAACACCTGGATGGCTTCCCTCTACAGCTTCTGGTTAAAACTGAACTAGGTGACCTGCACTGCCCCCTTCAGGAGACCAGGCATACAGCAGTTCTCATGCTCATGTATTGGTGTTTATTGGTGTTTAATCAGTTTTACTAAATAATCTAAAGTCAGGGTCAGGATTGTAACCCAACTcacaatcaaatcaaatcctGTCGCTTCTGCTCCAGACGCTCCGATCAGGATTTTCCTGGTggagttttaacaaaaaaaatgtatttttattagcaTAATTAGGATTGATGCTCTTAACTTTGATATTGGATGAAGCTACTAGCTGCTAGtcaaaacatttacagactgAATGTAGTGGGACTTTCTAGACTTGGtgcatttagtcattttttactTAGCTACTCTTAAATATTGGGAAGAAGAGAACTCAGaattaaagtgatttaaatgAGCCAAGCACTACTTAGAAGGCAGGTAAACTGGgatctccatagcaaccagaaGCTCCCAGCTAGGTGCTAAATATGTGCTGTGGTCAGTTGAGGTTTTCGGTTTGGAGGGTGTGACGTGTAAACCCGTCCCCCAGGTGGTCCTGCCCACCTTCATCCTGGAGAAGCGCTCCCTGCTGGAGATGTACGCAGACTTCATGTCCCACCCGGAGCTCTTCGTCACCGTCACCGACGGCAACAGCCCAGAGGACCGCATGATCCGCTTCGTGGAGTACTACCTCACGTCGTTCCACGAGGGCCGAAAGGGCGCCATCGCCAAGAAGCCCTACAACCCCATCATCGGAGAGACCTTCCACTGCTCCTGGAGGGTCCCCCGGGGGCCCGAGGCCCTCCAGGGGGAGGCCGAGCCCCCCGCCGCGGCCCCGGAGCCCTACCAGGTGCGCTTTGTGGCGGAGCAGGTGTCCCATCATCCCCCGGTGTCTGGCTTCTACGCAGAGTGTCCGGAGAGGCAGATGTGTGTGAACACACACGTGTGGACCAAGAGCAAGTTCATGGGGATGTCCATCGGCGTGTCCATGATCGGAGAAGGTCAGTGAACGCATCCGCCTGTGGCGTTAGCGTTAACTTAGCTTCGATGAGCTCTGTGCTCTCGGTTCCTGAAGGCATCAGGCTGTCGGGatctgctgcttcttctgtACTTAATGCAGACTGGAAAGAACAGATAGCAGCTGATGTATATTTAACGGCGGCTGTGAGTAATTAATGAGGCTTATCAGAGCCAGCGGGATTGGATTTTCAGCGTCTGGTTTCACGGCCGCCTCTCGAGGATTTGTCCGCTCTGATTCACAACGTCTCTGTCCAGGTTGCCTGCATCTGCTGGAGCACGATGAGGAGTACACCTTCACGCTGCCCTGCGCCTACGCCCGCTCCATCCTCACCGTGCCCTGGGTGGAGCTGGGCGGAAAGGTCAACATCGCCTGCAACAAGTCCGGATACTCGGCCGTCATCACCTTCCAGACCAAGCCCTTCTACGGCGGAAAGTTACACAAGTACGTACCGCTGGGCGCCATGGAAACCACCAGCTAATCCTCccttcagctgcagctccatTAAAAGATACAGTTAGGGTAGAGATACTGGCGTCACACAACACCATCCACTGATTGGCGGATAGAAAAACGACTGGTTCTGTCCAGTTAGCATGACAGACTGAGAGTCCAACTGGAGGTGGAAACACTCTTCTGAATAAAGAACCAAACCAAACCGCTCACTGGAAGCCAATAAATGCCCTAAAATCCACCTTAAGTGTTTGTAAATGTGTATTACTTACACATTTACAGTGTTACTAACTGATTTATTATCAGTGGTGGAAACACTTCCACTAATACACCAATAGCAgggctaatttttcatttagggGAAGCCAAgtgtgctaaacattttcagataGATTCTAAAACGCTAATTTAGTTGGCTGTTTGATAAACTGTCAAAGTTTTAGTTATCAactattaagaaaataaagcatgGACAACAAACACAATATGGACATTACTGAACATGTAAATTATGTCAGTAAAATTTTTGCTCGAGTATTGAAGTCTGTCAAGGGTAGAGAGCCAAACTTCCATTCAAATTCTAtcagcttccactaaatacagCTTTAGTGTTAGCTTTGCTAAATATGGAGTCGGTACAGCACTTTAGCGTTAGCTCCTGCTAAACGTTGTTGTTGGTGTTCAGGGTAACGGCGGAGGTGAAGCACAACTCCACCAACGCGGTGGTGTGTCGGGTTCAGGGCGAGTGGAACGGCGTGCTGGAGTTCAGCTACACAAGCGGAGAGACCAAGGTGGTGGACGTCACCAAGCTGCCCGTCACCAGGAAGCGGGTCCGGCCCATAGAGAAGCAAGCGCCCACAGAGTCCAGGTGGGCTGGGTTCTGGCGGGAAGTGTCCATGTTAGCGATGTCCGTTGTCCAACGCGGTGAACTCGTGTTGCAGGCGGCTGTGGCAGCACGTGACGGAGGCGCTGCGGCAGAAGGACATCGATAAAGCCACCGAACACAAGAGGGTCCTGGAGGAGCGGCAGCGGGCCGAGGAGCGCCAGCGGGCCGAGACCGAGACGCCGTGGAGGACCAGATACTTTGACCGGGAGGTGAGCGTCCATCGCAGCCGGCCCTTCCTGTCACCTAGCAGCAGGAAccaaactacttcctgtttctctctgcagggTGAAGGCTGGGCCTACAGCAAGCCTCTCTGGAAGAATTCAAAGCCCTACGTTTCCTGTCTTTAAGTCCAGGTGGCTGAATATGAGTGAGTTGCACACAGTTGGGATGAAGGCGGGGCACTCTGGCAACCGGCGGCCAATCAGGTGGTGCTCGAAGCCTCAGAGGACGAGCTGCCGCCCCGCTGCTCGTTTTTATATCTCGACGTGTTCTTGTACAGGTACTAACAGCCTTAAGACGGTTTGGAGGGTTGGGATCTGCTTGGTTTGCTTCTTTTCTCCACCTTCAGCTACACTTTGGTTTAAGAGGGGCGTTTGTTTGAGGAGAGAGAAAGGGGCGAGCGATGTGCTGCGATTGCTCTAGACCAGCAGCTCAACCAATCAGGACGAACGTCACAGGAAAACTGCTCCAAAATCCCACAGATCTAAACTGGTCCAAGAAATTGAAAGTATTTGCCCCAAAAGTCTTTCTAAGAGATATTATTCatctatatgtatatacatatatgctGGAATGATACGTTTTGGCCTTCTTCACTGTATTCACAttaatttgttctttgtctttaagtggtgttttttttttccaataaagtgcagaattttgtttttcttttgtttaactacattttaataagttaatccatctaaacatgtaaaaagtcaCTTTACTCAAACTGCCTGGATATTGtgagttttaaatcatttattacaTGTTTAGTGCTTATAAACAGGTAATAAATGGTTATTAAGGAGTTAACGTTGCCTTAAGCATGctaagttttacatttttatgaaccATTCCATGTTTATTAACAGCTAATAAATGCTTCACAGTTTATCCTGTAACTGTGGGGCCCCATGTGGTTCCTGTAGCTGCTGGTCTTGCTGGGTGTTGGCCCCCCAGCTCCAGGTGGCTCTAGCTCCGGCCCTGCCCAGCCAGTAGCGCAGCTGTTCCGGGTTCTCCTGCATGGCTCTCCTCTTGGTTTTAAAGCGGTTCTGTTTGTTCCCTCCTCCCTGTGGAGCTGgaacggttctggttctgtgtgaAGAACCCGTCCCAGTGACCCCGGTCTGGGTCCAGGCGGGATCAGTCCACTCGGCCATCGATAAGCTACCCCCCCTCCCCACCTGCAGTCCTGGTGCCTTAGCGACTCCTCCCTCCTCCAGGGGGAGCCGGTTGTTTCCCACCAGTGGTTAACCTGAACGATGCACTGATGTCTGCTCTGTTCTCATGTTTTGAGTTTCTATTTTCCTTTAAGAGTCAGAGTTTGGGAGTGAAAGGAGTCACTCTTGTGGACTTCCTGTCGTCTGTCTTGCTGATTTGTGAAATGCACTGATGTTGCAGCGGAACGGACGTGCGCTAATAATCCAATAAAACTCTAAACTCTGATAACAGccctcattttgttttttttacattcacacacaacatGGTTGACAACTATTACAACTCTAAAAAGGACCACGAATGATTAGCAGATCACTGTGCTCCACTTCCACCCAGCTCCCACTAACAAcgtgctaaaaataaatatcccaCTCTTAAAGAAACTTGGCTGGTTATCAGGAAACGATTAGGTGTGAATAAAgatgagaataaaacataagGACATTTATTACCTTACATAAATCCCGTGGTTTTTCTCCAGTGAACAGAGTCTTCATCCTGGTTGCTGTCAGTTCGCCTGTGGCCTGCTGACTCTCCATCGACATTTATGGGactaaatacaaacatatttcaTGTCAGGACGGAGACTTAAGCTAAATGTTGCAAAGTGAGCttagaaattatatttatgttaaatatatatatacatttcatgACTATGTATTCTTATATTTACATTAACCACAAGATCTATGACATGAAACCTTTTCAGATGAGCAATAACTATACTTATAGTTGTACATTAAAATTGACTGGCTACACAGTCACTTGTCTCATTTTGCTGTCAGAGAACCCAGAGAACTCTGTAAGAGATAGATTCACTTCATTTGAGGGCCCTCAGTCTGTTGTGGCCCTCAAGCCCTTCACTACATGTTACTTTGTTAACCACTGTTCGCAAAGCAAGCGAACCATCTTCGATTCGTAGAACAGATTGAAACAAAGATGCACGTTTACAGTAAGAAGTTTAACCGTATGCTTTTGGTTTAAAGAAATTGCCGATACCTAAAATGGCAGACATGCTGGGTTTTGAAAATGAGGGCTGATTAATGAATTTTAACTCTTCCAGATGTGATTGGGACTTTGAAACACAAATTAACCGTTTATGTACAACAGTAGAGGTAAAGCTGTGCATttcttcaacacattttaaagagaaaaagttcTTCAATTCTTCagctaatttgtgtttttctttctaatgaCCTACTGTTGAGCTGGCAGCAGGTCGGTGTGAGAGCATCGTGGTGGTCCTGAAGCGTTCGTCGCTGCTCTCAATGTTCTTCACGGTTAGATTACTGGCAAAAATCAGAAACttcaaagaatgaaaaacaaaaaaagtgtattttcagctcaggtatttttttttttctcaagtctactttgtcaaaaaaaaaaaaaaaaatcttcaagcAGGCTGTaaacaatatttgtttatttagataGCTGAGAAATATTCAAACAAGACAGAATATAAGACATTTAAAGGGAAACATCTGTTGTTTTTGGAAtacactgccccctactggCATCAAAGAGTCATAACAGCAAAATTTGACAATATAAATGAACCAAGAGGTCATGTTAATCCTGTTTATTTAGCAGGTAAAAAGAAACCGCATTGTGTCTCATGCAGCCGTTGTTGCAGGTTTCCAGGAAAAGAGCTACAttagcagaaaacaggaagctATTTAGCTACAGTCACAGTGCGTTGGTGTGAATTATGGCACAAAACACCTCTAACCATGGCAGGTAAGCACAACTGGAATGAAACAGGTGAAATGATTCCCTTAAGGCATGACATCAGCAACGAGGTTCATCACAGCTGGAGTTTTTCTGCTGAACGACGACGACGCAGCAAACATCAGGACGATGAGGAACACGACACGTAGCAGCGCAACAAACAAGCGAACTACAGATAATCTACAGGCgtgtttctgttatttctattgttttactATTAGaacacaatcaaaacacaataaatctcATTTAAAGGGGCACAGAGTTGATTAAATATTGCTTTTCTCTGAACAATGGGCCAACTgttaaagctttttgttttccatcatcTGTTGGCTCCTGGTGGcttaaaatagacatttttatgaCTAAAGTCActgacaaacaaataaatatgaatacattttcactctctattaaataaatactcaaTATATGTTCTTGTGCCACATAGTaaaaagactaaatattttttattagctttaaaatggcttttagagACAGCGCCCTCTACAGTTACAGGTCGATCTGGTGAAGATTGGTACATAGACACTTTACCTAACAGTTGGCTGATTTTCTGcatatgattttcttttcttggctttttgttttgacaaagcTTCATTGTAGTCAGTATGAGCAAAGGTGCATGGAAACAGTCCtagttaaagtacaactcaactAGCGCCACATGTTTTCATTGTGAAAGGATCTTCCCTGCGCTCCAGCCTT
This genomic window from Xiphophorus couchianus chromosome 24, X_couchianus-1.0, whole genome shotgun sequence contains:
- the LOC114140501 gene encoding oxysterol-binding protein-related protein 11 isoform X1, coding for MQGETAAVRVAENEGKVDAFPPNRTPSSGRAGGKSWQYSDHMENIDGYLMKYTNLVTGWQYRFFVLNNEAGLLEYFVNEQSRSQKPRGSLPLAGAVISPSDEDSHTFTVNAISGEQYKLRASDAKERQHWVSRLQICTQHHTEALGKSNPAPSRRYSVASQSSASSPMSLRRPSQSASALFGWTQNHKGSVYSSRKSLMPDHLLDAREMMSQAQGQHRDLIQSIEGLPAAPGPGLSPLNQDLLMLKATSMATMSCLSECLHILQLQQVAQQRAALGGPTIEWLEPKVADDVLKNGSSPLGNHTPLDGGRLPLSAPDACSCSEEQEVVDPEDEVEDSFMDTEEDLGAVEEERSVILHLLSQLKLGMDLTRVVLPTFILEKRSLLEMYADFMSHPELFVTVTDGNSPEDRMIRFVEYYLTSFHEGRKGAIAKKPYNPIIGETFHCSWRVPRGPEALQGEAEPPAAAPEPYQVRFVAEQVSHHPPVSGFYAECPERQMCVNTHVWTKSKFMGMSIGVSMIGEGCLHLLEHDEEYTFTLPCAYARSILTVPWVELGGKVNIACNKSGYSAVITFQTKPFYGGKLHKVTAEVKHNSTNAVVCRVQGEWNGVLEFSYTSGETKVVDVTKLPVTRKRVRPIEKQAPTESRRLWQHVTEALRQKDIDKATEHKRVLEERQRAEERQRAETETPWRTRYFDREGEGWAYSKPLWKNSKPYVSCL
- the LOC114140501 gene encoding oxysterol-binding protein-related protein 11 isoform X2, encoding MQGETAAVRVAENEGKVDAFPPNRTPSSGRAGGKSWQYRFFVLNNEAGLLEYFVNEQSRSQKPRGSLPLAGAVISPSDEDSHTFTVNAISGEQYKLRASDAKERQHWVSRLQICTQHHTEALGKSNPAPSRRYSVASQSSASSPMSLRRPSQSASALFGWTQNHKGSVYSSRKSLMPDHLLDAREMMSQAQGQHRDLIQSIEGLPAAPGPGLSPLNQDLLMLKATSMATMSCLSECLHILQLQQVAQQRAALGGPTIEWLEPKVADDVLKNGSSPLGNHTPLDGGRLPLSAPDACSCSEEQEVVDPEDEVEDSFMDTEEDLGAVEEERSVILHLLSQLKLGMDLTRVVLPTFILEKRSLLEMYADFMSHPELFVTVTDGNSPEDRMIRFVEYYLTSFHEGRKGAIAKKPYNPIIGETFHCSWRVPRGPEALQGEAEPPAAAPEPYQVRFVAEQVSHHPPVSGFYAECPERQMCVNTHVWTKSKFMGMSIGVSMIGEGCLHLLEHDEEYTFTLPCAYARSILTVPWVELGGKVNIACNKSGYSAVITFQTKPFYGGKLHKVTAEVKHNSTNAVVCRVQGEWNGVLEFSYTSGETKVVDVTKLPVTRKRVRPIEKQAPTESRRLWQHVTEALRQKDIDKATEHKRVLEERQRAEERQRAETETPWRTRYFDREGEGWAYSKPLWKNSKPYVSCL